A window from Candidatus Nitrospira neomarina encodes these proteins:
- a CDS encoding HD-GYP domain-containing protein → MPFFKVEDTRDLRVGTFVKLEGSWFSHPFPTNTFQIKSADDLATIQALKNVVILQDPERSASFDVEDVPDENRRPLDHEESVSREEDSEVISDSTFDHPEDDEPLIKESSLSTILDRRQDYHEFQNHLRKIEGAYQKTLGQGNELFRQLSDRRQSGRKTADAMITSIITAIQHPKTAMSLIDVVGSNGATWGLSEHALNVCTLSLLIGRQLGLEVEGLLELGRGALFHDVGYRALPMNVRFSAVGMKIQSDPELSQRHPEVGRQLMACFPDTSPAVLEMIERHHERLDGSGFPNGMRVDGLSLSTKIVMVADHYDELCNAPDLQTSLTPHAALSRLFRHVVMKGESSRFCPGVVQALVQAIGVYPPGSLVELSDGFLGVVSLIDIHQPTRPTVLLYAPWICRNDGMLVNLAQEPELEIKQALHVKDIPLPALAYLSPRRMAMFVHATEPTTVASNSRQRQIFKSNLKR, encoded by the coding sequence ATGCCGTTCTTTAAAGTTGAAGATACCCGGGATCTTCGCGTCGGGACGTTTGTCAAACTCGAAGGGTCCTGGTTCAGCCATCCTTTTCCCACGAATACCTTTCAAATCAAATCCGCTGATGATCTGGCGACCATTCAAGCGCTCAAAAATGTCGTCATTCTCCAAGACCCCGAACGGTCGGCCTCGTTCGATGTTGAGGATGTTCCGGATGAAAACCGGCGGCCTCTGGATCATGAGGAGAGCGTAAGTAGGGAGGAAGACTCGGAGGTCATTTCCGATTCAACATTCGATCACCCGGAAGACGACGAACCACTGATCAAAGAATCTTCCCTATCCACAATCCTGGACCGGCGACAGGATTACCATGAATTTCAAAATCACCTGCGTAAGATCGAAGGGGCATATCAAAAAACTCTGGGACAGGGGAATGAATTGTTCCGGCAACTGAGTGATCGCCGGCAGTCCGGACGGAAAACCGCGGATGCCATGATCACGAGTATTATCACGGCCATACAACATCCCAAGACGGCGATGTCGTTAATCGATGTGGTCGGCAGTAACGGGGCCACGTGGGGCCTGTCTGAACATGCCCTCAACGTGTGCACCCTCTCCCTCCTCATCGGCCGTCAGTTGGGTTTGGAAGTCGAGGGATTACTTGAGCTTGGGCGTGGAGCGTTGTTCCACGATGTGGGTTATCGCGCGTTACCCATGAACGTACGATTCAGTGCGGTTGGTATGAAAATTCAATCGGACCCGGAGCTGAGTCAGCGACATCCGGAGGTAGGACGGCAGCTGATGGCATGCTTTCCGGATACCAGTCCAGCAGTATTGGAAATGATTGAACGCCATCATGAACGACTGGATGGTTCGGGGTTTCCGAATGGTATGAGAGTGGACGGCCTTTCATTGTCGACAAAAATCGTGATGGTTGCGGACCATTATGATGAACTCTGCAATGCTCCTGATCTACAAACAAGTCTCACCCCTCATGCCGCGTTGTCCCGACTCTTTCGCCACGTGGTGATGAAGGGAGAATCGTCCAGATTCTGCCCGGGAGTCGTGCAAGCCCTGGTGCAGGCCATTGGGGTCTATCCACCGGGGAGCCTGGTGGAACTATCGGATGGATTTCTGGGGGTCGTGTCATTGATCGATATTCATCAACCCACCCGACCGACGGTGTTGTTGTATGCGCCCTGGATCTGCCGAAACGATGGGATGCTGGTCAATTTGGCACAAGAGCCTGAGTTGGAAATTAAACAAGCCCTCCATGTGAAGGATATACCCCTGCCTGCCCTGGCCTACTTGAGCCCCCGTCGAATGGCCATGTTTGTGCATGCGACCGAACCCACCACTGTGGCGTCCAACAGCAGGCAGCGTCAAATTTTTAAGTCAAATCTGAAGCGGTAG